One genomic region from Chelmon rostratus isolate fCheRos1 chromosome 11, fCheRos1.pri, whole genome shotgun sequence encodes:
- the si:ch211-125o16.4 gene encoding neuroblast differentiation-associated protein AHNAK, with the protein MSGDTNSRSFSESLVLDDSEKGVIITGITDDTVAAKSGLKAGDEIVAATIHLDHLSKNEVLNILKVLEPYDNNMKVLTKKELSASAGLGTLGLGLKDPAEMLIQKKDLSLDTSAEGPVVSLGQGGNLNVAQGLGGDLNIPTLNGDLPSLNLSKTSDDAGAKFTMPSLGLTGPSVKGDLDGTLKAPDVSVSTPQLNTPSTSFDIEKPEKKTGDLKYKPPKFTMPNFNLSSEKPDVDINVPKAELNGPDVNLEGPNADIEAPSGKIKWPHLKWKGPKVKGPDADLNAGLSVPDASLSTPKIDGDLSTPDVALNTDMDVSSGKINWPHYKWKKPKQPKADLDLDANLNTPDVDLAVPKVEGEINAPDVDINLPKGDIKGPELDLQTTNIDVQAPSGKINWPHLKWKKGKYPKTDIGIDSDLNTPDLKTSAPKIESDINVPGAELNLPKADLQAPDVDVNAPVLDIDAQSSKVNWPHLKWKKNKHGLKGDMDGNVDLSAPDVDLPDAKIDGEISTPDLPNADIEAPSGKIKFPTLKKPKFLISGTKTKTPDVDALDLSLSPQASLDGPDVDLNAPPLEVKAPEVDTELPSGKFKWPTLKKPKWSVSGPKVNGPDVDIESGVSTTDLNLSAPKMDGVINAPDANINLPKTDLEDVKLDINSPDDEGLSGKFKWFNFKKPKFGTLKGPKADIDADVNVPDAHLKTPDMDLSAPDLNINVPTANVKGPAVDLDHNSDGKLKLPNFNGVKVKGSDASLNSDLKPSDLSLSAPDIEGSFDVPDLDINSPKADLQALEGDVAPGISMIPNMKLPKFDLSGPTVKGPNVNTGADLKSSGLDLSAPTFKDVSTPDLGLDSDLKTDIPKTKISLPSPVQKIGGVDLNLPKADAKLDGNLSSSNINTKLPKAELETHDVTLKAPNVDIDLPTADLKQPDAQLKAPNGDFDCSLGDFKLPHLNFPNLDLSCPEVEVPTVHPSVESGIEASPSADANISAPVVDLSVPKAEGDITLPEAGLVAPTVDVNPEKSKLPHFKLPKLNLSGSNVKAPKVDTSANLVSPDVKVKAPSVEGEISSPHVSMSAPEMKTSLNTPELDVTAEADAEVKSSPKSKLRWPFKWGLKSGSGADEEGSEDDSETDVSNAEVEVPAFKFHRLPTNNVDGMGGIGDTFGLSKLDTSAKDYVVSKGIRLPVVNATSKGGEKIDIMERLKMAKEKLPSANASPTEAKTDIDLKLAAPSLDVSASSEAGDSSLVRGGTFKVEKPESVLGLVAPEVSASDEKDKLSLGLSNMLGLNTKDSDAE; encoded by the exons ATG AGTGGGGACACCAACAGTAGAAGTTTTTCAGAAAGCCTGGTCCTGGATGACTCTGAGAAAGGGGTCATCATTACAGGAATCACAGATGACACAGTCGCTGCAAAGAGTGGCCTGAAAGCAG GGGATGAGATTGTTGCAGCCACTATACACTTAGACCACCTCAGCAAAAATGAAGTGTTGAACATCCTGAAGGTCCTGGAGCCATATGATAACAACATGAAGGTTCTGACAAAGAAAGAGCTGAGTGCCAGTGCTGGCCTTGGCACTTTGGGATTAGGTCTCAAAGACCCTGCAGAG ATGCTCATCCAAAAGAAAGATCTGTCACTGGACACGTCGGCTGAGGGACCAGTGGTCTCCCTTGGCCAGGGTGGAAACCTAAATGTTGCGCAGGGGTTGGGGGGTGACTTAAATATTCCCACTCTCAATGGAGACCTTCCAAGTCTCAATCTAAGTAAGACCTCAGATGATGCTGGTGCCAAGTTCACAATGCCCTCTTTGGGACTGACTGGACCAAGTGTAAAGGGAGATCTAGATGGCACCCTCAAAGCACCTGATGTCAGTGTCTCCACTCCCCAGCTTAACACTCCCAGTACCTCGTTTGACATTgagaaaccagaaaaaaaaacaggtgacCTGAAATACAAGCCCCCGAAATTCACAATGCCAAACTTTAATCTTTCATCAGAAAAACCAGATGTAGACATCAATGTGCCAAAGGCTGAGCTGAATGGTCCTGATGTAAATTTAGAAGGACCAAATGCTGATATTGAGGCACCTTCAGGCAAAATCAAGTGGCCCCATCTAAAATGGAAAGGCCCCAAAGTGAAAGGACCAGATGCTGACTTGAATGCTGGCCTATCTGTACCTGATGCCAGCCTCTCCACACCAAAGATCGATGGAGATCTAAGTACACCAGATGTGGCCCTAAATACTGACATGGACGTTTCTTCAGGTAAAATCAACTGGCCTCATTATAAGTGGAAGAAACCCAAACAACCAAAGGCTGATCTGGACTTAGATGCGAACCTGAACACACCAGATGTTGATCTTGCTGTTCCAAAAGTGGAAGGTGAAATAAACGCCCCAGATGTAGACATAAATTTGCCGAAGGGTGACATTAAAGGCCCTGAGCTAGACCTGCAAACCACAAATATTGACGTACAGGCTCCATCTGGTAAAATCAACTGGCCTCACCTGAAATGGAAGAAAGGCAAATATCCCAAAACAGACATAGGCATAGATTCAGATCTAAACACACCTGATTTAAAGACTTCAGCTCCAAAGATTGAGAGTGACATTAATGTACCTGGTGCAGAACTGAACCTCCCAAAAGCTGACCTTCAAGCCCCTGATGTAGATGTTAATGCCCCAGTTCTTGACATTGATGCTCAATCATCGAAAGTGAACTGGCCTCACCTgaagtggaagaaaaacaagcatggCCTCAAAGGTGATATGGATGGTAATGTAGACCTGAGTGCACCAGATGTTGATCTGCCTGATGCAAAAATTGATGGTGAGATAAGCACACCAGACTTACCCAATGCTGACATTGAGGCCCCTTCTGGCAAAATCAAGTTTCCAACACTCAAAAAGCCAAAGTTCCTGATTTCtgggacaaagacaaaaaccccaGATGTTGATGCACTTGACCTCAGTCTCTCTCCCCAAGCATCACTTGATGGGCCTGATGTTGATCTGAATGCACCCCCACTTGAAGTTAAAGCCCCAGAGGTAGACACTGAGCTTCCATCTGGGAAGTTCAAATGGCCCACTCTTAAAAAGCCAAAGTGGTCAGTCTCAGGCCCGAAAGTTAATGGTCCAGATGTTGATATTGAGTCTGGTGTTTCAACCACTGACTTGAACCTCTCAGCTCCAAAAATGGATGGTGTGATTAATGCCCCAGATGCAAATATAAACTTGCCAAAAACTGACCTGGAGGACGTCAAGTTAGACATTAATTCTCCGGATGATGAGGGTCTGTCTGGAAAATTCAAATGGTTCAACTTTAAGAAACCCAAGTTTGGCACCCTGAAGGGTCCAAAGGCTGACATTGATGCTGATGTGAATGTACCGGATGCACACCTCAAAACACCTGACATGGATTTGAGTGCACCAGACCTCAATATCAATGTGCCCACTGCTAATGTCAAAGGTCCAGCTGTGGATCTTGATCACAACTCAGATGGTAAGCTGAAACTACCAAATTTCAATGGGGTAAAAGTTAAGGGATCTGATGCCAGTCTTAATTCAGACCTGAAACCGTCAgatctgtctttgtctgcacCAGACATTGAAGGCAGTTTCGATGTACCAGATCTTGACATTAATTCTCCAAAAGCTGACCTTCAAGCCCTGGAGGGTGATGTCGCACCTGGAATATCCATGATACCCAACATGAAACTGCCAAAGTTTGATTTATCAGGGCCAACAGTAAAAGGACCTAATGTCAATACTGGTGCTGACCTCAAGAGTTCAGGTCTGGATCTTTCTGCCCCcacatttaaagatgtcagcACTCCAGATCTAGGGCTTGATTCTGATCTTAAGACAGATATTCCCAAAACTAAGATCAGTTTACCTTCTCCCGTGCAAAAGATTGGGGGTGTGGATCTTAATTTGCCCAAAGCTGATGCAAAATTGGATGGAAACCTCTCATCATCAAACATAAACACCAAGCTGCCAAAAGCTGAACTAGAAACACATGATGTCACACTGAAAGCTCCAAATGTGGATATCGATCTGCCCACAGCAGACCTTAAACAGCCTGATGCACAGTTGAAAGCACCAAATGGTGATTTTGATTGCAGTCTGGGTGATTTTAAATTGCCTCATTTGAATTTTCCAAACCTTGATCTTTCATGCCCTGAGGTAGAAGTTCCAACTGTTCATCCTTCAGTTGAGTCTGGAATAGAGGCATCTCCTAGTGCAGATGCCAACATCTCTGCCCCTGTGGTAGACTTGAGTGTACCAAAGGCAGAGGGAGACATCACACTACCTGAGGCAGGTTTGGTCGCTCCAACTGTAGATGTCAATCCTGAAAAGTCCAAATTGCCACATTTCAAGCTTCCAAAGTTGAACCTTTCAGGGTCTAATGTAAAAGCTCCAAAAGTTGATACTAGTGCAAATCTTGTCTCACCTGATGTGAAAGTCAAAGCTCCCAGTGTTGAAGGAGAAATCAGTTCACCTCATGTCAGTATGTCTGCTCCTGAAATGAAGACAAGCCTCAACACACCTGAACTAGATGTCACAGCTGAAGCAGATGCTGAAGTTAAAAGTTCTCCAAAAAGTAAGCTGAGATGGCCGTTCAAATGGGGATTAAAGTCTGGCTCAGGTGCTGATGAAGAGGGAAGTGAGGATGACTCTGAAACTGATGTGTCTAACGCTGAGGTGGAGGTTCCTGCATTCAAATTCCACAGACTGCCGACGAACAACGTTGATGGCATGGGAGGAATTGGTGATACCTTCGGCTTATCAAAACTTGACACATCGGCAAAGGATTATGTTGTCAGCAAAGGAATCCGCTTGCCAGTAGTGAATGCGACAtcaaaaggaggagaaaagattGACATTATGGAAAGATTAAAAATGGCTAAAGAAAAACTACCCTCAGCTAATGCCTCTCCAACCGAAGCGAAGACTGATATTGATCTGAAGCTCGCCGCTCCGAGTCTTGATGTAAGTGCCTCTTCAGAAGCAGGAGATTCTTCTTTGGTGAGAGGAGGCACTTTCAAAGTAGAAAAGCCAGAGTCTGTACTGGGACTGGTAGCTCCTGAAGTTTCGGCATCAGATGAAAAGGATAAATTGTCATTGGGCCTGTCCAATATGCTCGGCCTTAACACCAAGGATTCAGATGCTGAGTGA
- the edaradd gene encoding ectodysplasin-A receptor-associated adapter protein isoform X2, producing the protein MGDVTVSKMSSLRACKEPFDRSSSEPVEDIDTTSFVAEFSLEANYPVQVTDPHDAVTLHLSSMPSGYLRPTSDRIRQPVEDEECTCPTSISPDCPKELQLLNSPCEKCCCPAPPPKISDLMNDKDLLDLLRLKLDPNHCTIKNWKNFASRWGMSYDELTLLEHRTQGSLSHSPTQEFLLRYNQKTVTELTELCRFYQRIDVLRLLQSWIEKDWPSRWQQTL; encoded by the exons ATGGGAGACGTCACAGTTTCAAAAATGAGCAGTTTGAGGGCGTGTAAGGAGCCTTTCG aCAGAAGCAGCTCTGAACCTGTGGAGGACATAGACACCACCAGCTTTGTGGCAGAATTT TCCTTGGAGGCCAATTATCCAGTGCAGGTGACAGATCCCCATG ATGCTGTGACACTGCACCTGAGCTCCATGCCCTCTGGATACCTGAGGCCGACTTCAGACAGGATAAGACAG CCAGTTGAAGATGAAGAATGCACCTGTCCAACATCTATTTCACCAG ACTGCCCCAAAGAACTTCAGCTACTAAACAGCCCCTGTGAAAAGTGCTGCTGCCCCGCACCTCCTCCGAAGATCAGCGATCTCATGAATGACAAAGATCTCCTGGACTTACTGCGGCTCAAACTGGATCCAAACCACTGCACCATCAAAAACTGGAAGAACTTTGCAAGTCGCTGGGGGATGAGTTACGATGAACTGACCCTGCTGGAGCACCGGACGCAGGGCTCCTTGTCCCATAGCCCCACCCAGGAGTTCCTGCTGCGCTACAACCAGAAGACGGTCACTGAGCTCACCGAACTTTGCCGCTTCTACCAGCGCATTGATGTGCTGCGattgctgcagagctggataGAGAAAGACTGGCCGTCACGCTGGCAACAGACTCTTTAA
- the edaradd gene encoding ectodysplasin-A receptor-associated adapter protein isoform X1, translated as MGDVTVSKMSSLRACKEPFDRSSSEPVEDIDTTSFVAEFSLEANYPVQVTDPHADAVTLHLSSMPSGYLRPTSDRIRQPVEDEECTCPTSISPDCPKELQLLNSPCEKCCCPAPPPKISDLMNDKDLLDLLRLKLDPNHCTIKNWKNFASRWGMSYDELTLLEHRTQGSLSHSPTQEFLLRYNQKTVTELTELCRFYQRIDVLRLLQSWIEKDWPSRWQQTL; from the exons ATGGGAGACGTCACAGTTTCAAAAATGAGCAGTTTGAGGGCGTGTAAGGAGCCTTTCG aCAGAAGCAGCTCTGAACCTGTGGAGGACATAGACACCACCAGCTTTGTGGCAGAATTT TCCTTGGAGGCCAATTATCCAGTGCAGGTGACAGATCCCCATG CAGATGCTGTGACACTGCACCTGAGCTCCATGCCCTCTGGATACCTGAGGCCGACTTCAGACAGGATAAGACAG CCAGTTGAAGATGAAGAATGCACCTGTCCAACATCTATTTCACCAG ACTGCCCCAAAGAACTTCAGCTACTAAACAGCCCCTGTGAAAAGTGCTGCTGCCCCGCACCTCCTCCGAAGATCAGCGATCTCATGAATGACAAAGATCTCCTGGACTTACTGCGGCTCAAACTGGATCCAAACCACTGCACCATCAAAAACTGGAAGAACTTTGCAAGTCGCTGGGGGATGAGTTACGATGAACTGACCCTGCTGGAGCACCGGACGCAGGGCTCCTTGTCCCATAGCCCCACCCAGGAGTTCCTGCTGCGCTACAACCAGAAGACGGTCACTGAGCTCACCGAACTTTGCCGCTTCTACCAGCGCATTGATGTGCTGCGattgctgcagagctggataGAGAAAGACTGGCCGTCACGCTGGCAACAGACTCTTTAA